From Paenibacillus sp. PK3_47, the proteins below share one genomic window:
- a CDS encoding ATP-binding protein: MLIMVASLLLTGAAIFFGYFMAGELQKIKYAAAPINWSIEHAGSLRVMIITGILLFPITFFLASLRLVQDLREINAGLQEILSGQFGHVVTVKGKDELSGVAESVNQLSSEWDHDLAEITRGLEEIAGGQFGHQIPEIAGSKLGEVALSINRMSMQLKHSIAEERKAEKTKNDLITGVSHDLRTPLTSILGFLEVVEKDRYLDEVEMRYYIRIAYEKSLSLRRLIDELFEYTRINNGMPLELNELDIAGLIWQLEEEFVPITENAGMEIRLNMQEGEFKIRADGGLLVRAYENIIANAIQYGKAGKYIDIDIAKDGDVLAVRIQNYGDPIPERDLPFIFDRFYRVESSRSKQTGGTGLGLAIAKSIIEVHGGSITVHSSRKATSFETRFPISGINQAQEAVPDEVHTEMDRIPSVIPKQDLAPEKRLSSKKRRLFQSKVAAVSMIVLLISTVILFSVKNSFTSPLMVKLNSVFSDHSDPAQMTISGTNEMNLITGTTDKGYTLVIQHYLFDGQSLIIQYAMKHSNLISETQWLKQSVKPAFKLDSSTRLAVPGIATDTGVTFAKNGTINYYFTGPPPPDKFMLKVNVKSLELSNDQDQQSMLSGDWSFEIPIEKNYRMKANGQREPLAQPGLM, encoded by the coding sequence ATGCTGATTATGGTTGCAAGCCTGCTCTTAACGGGCGCAGCTATTTTCTTCGGGTATTTCATGGCGGGAGAGCTGCAGAAAATCAAATACGCGGCTGCCCCGATCAATTGGAGCATTGAGCATGCCGGATCACTTCGCGTGATGATCATAACCGGCATCCTCCTCTTTCCCATTACGTTCTTTCTTGCCAGTCTCCGTCTGGTTCAGGATTTACGCGAAATCAACGCAGGACTGCAGGAAATATTGTCTGGCCAGTTCGGGCATGTGGTGACGGTAAAGGGCAAGGATGAGTTAAGTGGTGTGGCAGAGAGTGTGAACCAGCTCAGCAGCGAATGGGATCATGATCTGGCGGAAATCACCCGGGGATTGGAGGAGATTGCGGGCGGACAGTTCGGCCATCAAATCCCGGAAATTGCCGGCAGCAAATTGGGCGAGGTCGCGCTCAGTATTAACCGGATGAGTATGCAGTTAAAGCATTCGATAGCGGAGGAACGCAAAGCGGAAAAGACCAAAAATGACTTGATTACCGGTGTATCGCATGACCTTCGTACTCCACTGACCTCGATTCTCGGCTTTCTCGAAGTGGTCGAGAAGGACCGGTATCTGGATGAAGTGGAGATGCGTTATTACATCCGCATCGCGTATGAGAAGTCGTTGTCGCTTCGGCGATTGATCGATGAGCTGTTCGAATATACACGGATCAACAACGGCATGCCTCTGGAACTGAACGAGCTCGATATCGCCGGGTTGATTTGGCAGCTGGAAGAGGAATTCGTACCGATTACGGAGAATGCAGGCATGGAAATCAGACTGAATATGCAAGAAGGAGAATTCAAGATCCGGGCGGACGGGGGACTGCTGGTACGGGCGTACGAAAATATAATCGCCAATGCCATACAGTACGGTAAGGCAGGCAAATATATTGATATCGATATTGCTAAGGATGGAGATGTGCTGGCCGTACGGATTCAAAATTATGGAGATCCCATTCCCGAACGGGATTTGCCTTTTATTTTTGACCGCTTTTACCGGGTAGAGAGCTCCAGGTCGAAGCAGACCGGCGGTACAGGCCTCGGGCTGGCCATCGCAAAAAGCATTATTGAGGTACACGGAGGGAGTATTACTGTACACAGCAGCAGGAAGGCAACCTCGTTTGAGACCCGGTTCCCGATTTCAGGCATCAATCAGGCGCAGGAGGCTGTTCCGGATGAAGTTCATACTGAAATGGACCGGATACCGTCCGTAATCCCCAAACAGGACCTGGCGCCAGAAAAAAGATTATCGTCTAAGAAACGGCGGCTGTTCCAGTCTAAGGTTGCCGCGGTATCGATGATTGTGTTGCTCATCAGTACAGTAATCCTATTCAGCGTTAAGAATTCATTCACTTCCCCGCTCATGGTAAAACTGAATTCCGTCTTCTCTGACCATAGCGATCCAGCGCAGATGACGATAAGCGGAACTAATGAGATGAATTTAATAACAGGTACAACAGACAAAGGCTATACACTTGTCATTCAGCATTACTTGTTTGACGGCCAAAGCCTAATTATACAGTATGCTATGAAACACTCTAACCTGATATCGGAGACGCAGTGGCTAAAACAATCGGTCAAGCCGGCTTTTAAATTGGACTCTTCAACGAGATTGGCCGTTCCCGGCATCGCCACAGATACAGGTGTAACGTTCGCTAAAAACGGCACCATCAATTATTATTTTACCGGACCCCCGCCTCCAGACAAATTCATGTTGAAAGTCAACGTGAAAAGTTTAGAACTGTCTAATGACCAGGATCAGCAGAGTATGCTCTCCGGAGACTGGAGCTTCGAAATTCCTATAGAGAAAAATTATAGAATGAAAGCCAACGGCCAGCGCGAGCCCCTAGCTCAACCCGGATTAATGTAA
- a CDS encoding extracellular solute-binding protein → MKKNIIKKSVIVSLSFMVLAVSAGFSQVQKASANSNTGVNTKKTLKVLYEDKYYFDENLFKSQYPDTQIQEVKWDGKSDLKAFIAKQSPDIVMLNTLEYKQLSKENQLAELGQFIKRDNYNTATLYPGLLDALKVNGKLYGLSPRFNTESLFYNVDLFKKYNVPLPKDGMTWEEILKLSAKFPTKGNKDTRIWGLHYPLDNYTYLINDIATSEGLNKFNPDTLKVTINTAAWKRVYSMAITAIKSNTIEGSNKSGYDVDPFLMGRAAMTVSTTSMNTLKDVTANKSAIAKYKPFTAKIAAGPADPKNRSMTRNIHLDSIFAIPSSSSNKDLAWDFIKFYNGADFAKSKSEVLSDYSLSRMDYSKEFKGFSMEAFYKLKPNLETPPYTNPIGIPFNNAQYSVILNSEVKQVISNKKTLDKALASIQTQVQKSLDDAVKKQKTKK, encoded by the coding sequence TTGAAGAAAAATATTATTAAGAAGTCAGTAATCGTTAGTTTGAGCTTTATGGTGTTGGCTGTTTCAGCAGGCTTTAGCCAGGTTCAAAAAGCTTCTGCTAATTCAAACACCGGGGTAAACACGAAAAAAACGCTAAAGGTGCTGTACGAAGACAAGTATTATTTCGATGAGAACTTGTTCAAATCGCAATATCCCGATACTCAGATTCAGGAAGTGAAATGGGATGGGAAATCAGACCTAAAAGCTTTTATTGCCAAGCAATCCCCGGATATTGTTATGTTGAACACCCTGGAATATAAACAGTTATCCAAGGAGAATCAGTTAGCAGAACTGGGACAGTTCATCAAGCGCGACAATTATAACACTGCAACCCTATATCCCGGATTGTTGGACGCCTTGAAGGTGAATGGAAAGCTCTACGGGCTAAGTCCGCGTTTCAACACCGAATCTCTTTTTTACAATGTAGACTTATTCAAGAAATATAATGTCCCTTTACCGAAAGACGGAATGACCTGGGAAGAAATACTGAAATTATCCGCAAAATTCCCAACGAAAGGAAACAAGGACACTCGTATCTGGGGACTTCATTATCCGCTTGATAATTACACCTATTTAATAAATGACATAGCAACTTCTGAAGGGTTAAACAAGTTTAATCCTGATACACTGAAAGTAACTATTAATACAGCGGCTTGGAAAAGAGTATATAGTATGGCTATCACTGCAATAAAATCCAATACGATAGAAGGCTCCAATAAAAGTGGATATGATGTTGATCCTTTTCTTATGGGAAGAGCGGCTATGACAGTAAGTACGACTAGTATGAATACTTTAAAGGATGTAACTGCCAATAAATCTGCTATTGCAAAGTACAAACCGTTTACTGCAAAAATTGCTGCAGGTCCTGCCGATCCTAAGAACCGGAGCATGACACGCAACATTCATCTTGACTCAATCTTCGCAATTCCCTCCAGTTCATCTAATAAAGATCTTGCTTGGGATTTCATCAAATTTTATAACGGAGCGGATTTTGCTAAATCTAAATCGGAGGTGCTTTCAGATTATTCCCTATCACGAATGGATTATAGTAAAGAATTCAAAGGATTTAGCATGGAGGCTTTCTATAAATTAAAACCAAACCTGGAAACACCACCCTATACCAATCCAATAGGAATTCCATTTAACAATGCACAGTATTCAGTTATTTTGAATAGTGAAGTTAAGCAGGTAATCAGTAACAAAAAGACACTGGACAAGGCGCTGGCTTCTATTCAAACACAGGTTCAAAAGAGCCTTGATGATGCTGTGAAAAAACAAAAAACGAAGAAATAA
- a CDS encoding extracellular solute-binding protein: protein MKKNRLQKIMLTSLSVMLIGASAGLGTGKPVSANPDIQTSTKDTLKVLYWNADDFNRTYGDQFSKNYPDTDIEVFAPTGTGSITDYNSAIQKYSPDLVMLPPYHYKQLSKEKKLTDLEPLIKRDEYDTTTVYPGMLDELKELGGGKLYGLSPKAESYALLYNADLFEKYNVKAPSDGMTWEEILKLAGEFPATGDKNSRIWGLSSFGSSNLVMDIARTEGLTYVDPNTLKATANTAAWKNAYRLSVEATKSGVLDERISLSGKSYLESSPFIMGRSAMIVASISQLQSLQSAKSNVKDYKPFTLGMAAGPADSKDQKSTGFVFGSEILAIPAGASNVNAAWDFIKYFNGEEYAKEYYKPNTSNNSIGAPLSRMIEKYSGYKLDAFYKLKPDFDSSISSYALMNKSPDLELDFRSMLSEELTKAASGKQTVDEAAAAIQTQIQAAADKAAKAQKAKK, encoded by the coding sequence ATGAAGAAAAACAGGTTACAGAAGATCATGCTTACTAGTCTCAGTGTTATGTTAATCGGTGCTTCAGCAGGTCTTGGCACAGGTAAACCAGTTTCCGCAAATCCAGATATTCAGACAAGTACGAAAGATACTTTGAAAGTATTGTACTGGAACGCAGACGATTTCAATAGGACGTATGGAGACCAGTTTAGCAAGAACTACCCGGATACAGACATCGAAGTCTTTGCACCTACAGGTACAGGTTCAATTACGGATTACAATTCAGCGATCCAAAAGTATTCACCGGATCTTGTGATGCTGCCCCCATACCATTATAAGCAGCTGTCCAAAGAGAAAAAGCTGACAGATTTAGAACCGTTGATTAAGCGGGATGAGTATGACACGACAACAGTATACCCCGGCATGCTTGATGAATTGAAGGAACTGGGCGGCGGCAAGCTTTATGGGTTAAGCCCAAAAGCGGAGTCATATGCTCTTTTGTATAATGCTGATTTGTTTGAAAAATACAATGTTAAAGCACCAAGTGACGGAATGACGTGGGAGGAAATATTGAAGCTTGCAGGTGAATTTCCTGCTACAGGAGATAAGAACTCCCGAATCTGGGGCCTGAGTTCGTTTGGTTCCAGCAACTTGGTAATGGATATTGCCAGAACAGAAGGGTTAACGTACGTGGATCCAAATACGCTTAAGGCTACTGCGAATACAGCTGCGTGGAAAAATGCCTACCGCCTGTCCGTCGAGGCCACGAAGTCCGGGGTACTTGACGAAAGGATCAGTCTTTCGGGCAAAAGTTACCTGGAAAGCAGTCCGTTCATTATGGGACGATCCGCTATGATTGTAGCTTCTATCAGTCAGCTGCAGTCCTTGCAATCAGCAAAAAGTAATGTGAAGGATTATAAACCGTTTACGCTGGGTATGGCTGCCGGCCCTGCAGATTCTAAGGATCAAAAGTCAACAGGGTTTGTATTTGGTTCTGAGATTCTGGCTATTCCAGCAGGCGCATCGAATGTAAATGCCGCCTGGGACTTCATTAAATATTTTAATGGGGAGGAATATGCTAAGGAATACTATAAACCGAATACTTCTAATAATAGTATTGGTGCTCCTCTGTCCCGAATGATTGAGAAGTACTCTGGTTACAAGCTGGATGCGTTCTATAAATTAAAGCCTGATTTCGATTCATCTATATCAAGTTATGCTCTCATGAACAAATCACCAGATTTGGAATTGGATTTTCGGTCAATGTTATCTGAAGAACTGACTAAGGCAGCAAGCGGGAAGCAAACCGTAGACGAAGCAGCCGCTGCCATTCAAACTCAGATACAAGCAGCTGCTGATAAAGCGGCAAAGGCTCAGAAGGCAAAAAAGTAA
- a CDS encoding response regulator transcription factor, protein MAESTILMVDDEAEIIQLMNIYFNNEGYKLLQASNGLEALEILQSHQVDLIVLDLMMPKMDGVQACMKIRETNPIPIIMLSAKGQDIDKISGLSIGADDYVTKPFNPLELIARIKSQLRRMNHFNSAASNTNEIHIENVVINIASHAVTVDQQEIKLTPREFALLHMLAVNRGMVLSMDRIYEEVWNEPFMESKNSVMVHIRKLREKIEANPREPRIIKTVWGIGYKIESDLKTRGE, encoded by the coding sequence ATGGCGGAAAGTACGATTTTGATGGTGGACGACGAAGCGGAAATTATCCAATTGATGAATATCTATTTCAATAACGAAGGCTACAAGCTCCTGCAAGCGTCCAATGGGCTGGAGGCACTGGAGATTTTGCAGTCCCACCAAGTCGATTTAATTGTCCTTGATCTAATGATGCCCAAGATGGACGGGGTGCAGGCTTGTATGAAAATACGGGAAACGAATCCTATTCCCATCATCATGCTCTCGGCTAAAGGTCAAGATATTGATAAAATATCAGGCCTCAGTATCGGTGCCGACGACTACGTAACCAAACCGTTCAACCCGCTTGAGCTGATTGCACGTATTAAGTCCCAGCTTCGGAGGATGAATCATTTCAACTCCGCTGCGTCTAACACGAACGAAATACATATCGAAAACGTCGTTATTAATATTGCATCCCATGCGGTAACGGTCGATCAGCAGGAGATCAAATTAACCCCCCGCGAGTTTGCGCTTCTTCACATGCTGGCAGTCAATAGAGGAATGGTGCTGAGCATGGACCGCATCTACGAGGAAGTCTGGAACGAGCCCTTTATGGAGTCAAAGAATAGCGTTATGGTTCATATCCGGAAGCTTCGTGAAAAAATAGAAGCTAATCCGCGTGAACCGCGGATAATCAAAACTGTGTGGGGGATTGGTTACAAAATCGAAAGCGATCTAAAAACAAGGGGTGAGTAG